In a single window of the Saccharothrix australiensis genome:
- the pqqA gene encoding pyrroloquinoline quinone precursor peptide PqqA: protein MPAEKTTQKPTWVKPDFRDIDTPMEVTAYAARG, encoded by the coding sequence ATGCCAGCCGAGAAGACGACGCAGAAGCCCACCTGGGTCAAGCCGGACTTCCGGGACATCGACACCCCGATGGAAGTCACCGCGTACGCCGCGCGCGGCTGA
- a CDS encoding PQQ-dependent sugar dehydrogenase gives MRARASAVLALALVGATVVAPAQAEPSALAVRTLATGQDVPWDIAFLPDGSGIYTERDTRQIKKLTGSTVTVLHTVTEAVPAGEGGLMGIAVSPDFAKDNTVYIHYTAASDNRIAKLRLGGTPEPIVTGIPKNRFHNGGGLEFGPDGYLWATTGDAGNSANAQNLNTLAGKVLRFTTTGAPAPDNPFNSRVYSYGHRNSEGITWANGRAYATEFGNNRTDELNWIQPGKNYGWPTCEGPCNDNRYVNPVKSWSNREAGPTGIAFYKNALYIGAVAGRRVWKIPVTGTELGTPQSVFTGYGRVRSVASAPDGTLWLGTSNQDGRGTPAATDDRILSTDG, from the coding sequence ATGCGTGCTCGTGCAAGCGCGGTTCTGGCTCTGGCGCTGGTGGGTGCGACCGTCGTGGCACCGGCCCAAGCCGAACCGTCGGCGCTCGCTGTACGGACGCTCGCCACCGGCCAGGACGTCCCGTGGGACATCGCATTCCTGCCGGACGGCAGCGGCATCTACACCGAGCGAGACACCAGGCAGATCAAGAAGCTCACCGGCTCGACGGTCACCGTCCTGCACACCGTGACCGAGGCGGTGCCCGCCGGCGAAGGCGGCCTGATGGGCATCGCCGTGTCACCCGACTTCGCCAAGGACAACACCGTCTACATCCACTACACCGCCGCCTCCGACAACCGGATCGCCAAGCTCCGCCTCGGCGGGACGCCGGAACCGATCGTCACGGGCATACCCAAGAACCGCTTCCACAACGGCGGCGGGCTGGAGTTCGGCCCCGACGGCTACCTCTGGGCGACCACCGGCGACGCGGGCAACAGCGCCAACGCCCAGAACCTCAACACCCTGGCGGGGAAGGTCCTGCGCTTCACCACGACCGGCGCGCCCGCGCCGGACAACCCGTTCAACAGCCGCGTCTACTCCTACGGGCACCGCAACTCCGAGGGCATCACGTGGGCCAACGGACGCGCCTACGCGACGGAGTTCGGCAACAACCGGACGGACGAGCTGAACTGGATCCAGCCCGGCAAGAACTACGGCTGGCCGACGTGCGAAGGCCCGTGCAACGACAACCGGTACGTCAACCCCGTGAAGTCCTGGTCGAACCGCGAGGCCGGCCCCACCGGCATCGCCTTCTACAAGAACGCCCTCTACATCGGCGCGGTGGCCGGCCGGCGGGTCTGGAAGATCCCGGTGACCGGTACCGAGCTGGGCACCCCGCAGTCCGTCTTCACCGGCTACGGCCGAGTGCGCTCGGTCGCGTCGGCCCCGGACGGCACGCTGTGGCTGGGCACGTCCAACCAGGACGGCCGAGGCACCCCGGCCGCGACCGACGACCGAATCCTCAGCACCGACGGCTAA
- a CDS encoding polysaccharide deacetylase, with translation MALTLVVLAVLGAREPRPGESAEQLASPLPIAPRVSTSPGGPTPTVPPATAAPGWMRKLRPGEKPPQFVLFSFDGAASKAHWDRVMPLAKRVNAHVTGLLSGVYLIPDADAATYTGPGHRRGYSSIGFGGTREEVATRIAYLNDALAAGHEIGTHYNGHYCQGDEPNVGRWSTAEWDRELDQFFAILEKARTQGFRLDPATVRGGRTPCLEGDWGQAFPSMRGHGLVYDTSQVSLGVSWPSVKDGIWEFPMPEVRVPALGKRVVMMDFNLWYALNGAKEDPGPPGEYTQIVLDTYRSVYQSALNGNRAPMVIGNHFNDWAGGAFSQAVERFMEEVCVQEETICATYTEVIQWMQLQDPAVLEQLRRIPPARN, from the coding sequence TTGGCACTCACCCTGGTGGTGTTGGCGGTGCTCGGCGCACGCGAACCACGGCCGGGGGAATCGGCGGAACAACTCGCCTCGCCGTTGCCGATAGCACCCAGGGTCTCCACCTCGCCCGGCGGCCCGACGCCCACCGTCCCGCCGGCCACCGCCGCGCCCGGGTGGATGCGGAAGCTGCGACCGGGCGAGAAGCCGCCGCAGTTCGTCCTGTTCTCCTTCGACGGCGCGGCGTCCAAGGCGCACTGGGACCGCGTGATGCCGTTGGCCAAGCGCGTCAACGCGCACGTCACCGGCCTGCTGTCCGGCGTCTACCTCATCCCCGACGCCGACGCCGCCACCTACACCGGCCCCGGCCACCGCCGCGGCTACTCGTCCATCGGCTTCGGCGGCACCCGCGAGGAGGTCGCCACGCGCATCGCGTACCTGAACGACGCGCTCGCCGCCGGACACGAGATCGGCACCCACTACAACGGCCACTACTGCCAGGGCGACGAGCCGAACGTCGGCCGCTGGAGCACCGCCGAGTGGGACCGCGAACTCGACCAGTTCTTCGCGATCCTGGAGAAGGCCCGCACGCAGGGCTTCCGACTGGACCCGGCGACCGTGCGCGGCGGGCGCACCCCGTGCCTGGAGGGCGACTGGGGGCAGGCGTTCCCCTCCATGCGCGGGCACGGGCTGGTGTACGACACGAGCCAAGTGAGCCTCGGCGTCTCCTGGCCCTCGGTCAAGGACGGCATCTGGGAGTTCCCCATGCCCGAGGTCCGCGTACCCGCGCTCGGGAAGCGCGTCGTCATGATGGACTTCAACCTCTGGTACGCGCTCAACGGCGCCAAGGAGGACCCCGGACCTCCCGGCGAATACACCCAGATCGTGCTCGACACGTACCGGTCGGTGTACCAGTCGGCCCTCAACGGGAACCGCGCGCCGATGGTCATCGGCAACCACTTCAACGACTGGGCGGGCGGAGCCTTCAGCCAGGCCGTGGAACGATTCATGGAAGAGGTGTGCGTACAGGAGGAAACGATCTGCGCCACCTACACCGAAGTCATCCAGTGGATGCAACTCCAGGACCCCGCCGTACTGGAACAACTGCGCCGAATCCCACCGGCCCGCAACTGA
- a CDS encoding class F sortase, with protein MKALLTGAVVTGALVAAALAVAPVRDEVVAGAPRPGDAVVPHPLGDSMRSGRGVDLAGLPAGAIPPANPTTPAAPPPPAPPPPDRPDPPAAQQPGTVRLPAGGVATLVREEVTADGVLPVPEGVGEATWWGVDLGAAEGATVLAGHVNWKGVTGPFDELWRASVGRDVTVVDKAGKAFRFRTSQVVTVRKEELPQRAVELFGPRGNHRLVLVTCGGRWVGGDTGYEENRVVVAEPVA; from the coding sequence GTGAAGGCGTTGCTGACCGGCGCGGTGGTGACGGGTGCGCTCGTCGCCGCCGCGCTGGCGGTCGCGCCCGTCCGTGACGAGGTGGTCGCCGGCGCACCACGACCAGGTGATGCGGTGGTCCCCCACCCGTTGGGTGACAGCATGAGGTCCGGGCGTGGCGTCGACCTGGCCGGGCTGCCCGCGGGCGCGATCCCGCCGGCGAACCCCACCACGCCCGCGGCCCCTCCACCGCCGGCCCCGCCCCCGCCCGACCGGCCCGACCCGCCGGCCGCGCAGCAGCCCGGCACGGTGCGGCTGCCCGCGGGCGGTGTGGCGACGCTGGTGCGCGAGGAGGTCACGGCGGACGGCGTGCTGCCGGTGCCTGAGGGCGTCGGCGAGGCCACCTGGTGGGGCGTCGACCTGGGTGCGGCCGAGGGCGCGACGGTGCTGGCCGGCCACGTGAACTGGAAGGGCGTCACCGGGCCCTTCGACGAGTTGTGGCGCGCCTCGGTGGGGCGCGACGTGACCGTGGTCGACAAGGCGGGGAAGGCGTTCCGCTTCCGGACCAGCCAGGTCGTGACGGTCCGCAAGGAGGAGCTGCCGCAGCGCGCGGTGGAGCTGTTCGGGCCGCGCGGGAACCACCGGCTGGTGCTGGTGACGTGCGGCGGCCGGTGGGTGGGCGGTGACACCGGGTACGAGGAGAACCGGGTGGTGGTGGCCGAACCGGTGGCGTGA
- a CDS encoding Bax inhibitor-1/YccA family protein, which translates to MRTTSNPAFRNLPTGGGYGSYAGFGQQYEAQQYGGYQGAPPTTGERPITIDDVVTKTAITLATTLVVGLVSAWLALTGQVPVYGLLLPGLIVGLVVSLIIIFKRTPSAPLVMTYAVAEGVFLGAITAVFEAKFPGIAWQAILGTFGVFGAMLVVYKTGAIRVTPRLTKWIIGATVGVAVLMLGNLLLGLFGVNSGLRDGGALAIVFSLVVIGIAAFNFLLDFESANEMIRSGVPAKWAWWAAFGLMTTLVWLYLEILRLLSYLQRD; encoded by the coding sequence GTGCGTACCACCAGCAACCCCGCGTTCCGCAACCTGCCGACCGGCGGCGGTTACGGGAGCTACGCAGGATTCGGCCAGCAGTACGAGGCACAGCAGTACGGCGGCTACCAGGGTGCTCCGCCGACCACCGGCGAGCGCCCCATCACGATCGACGACGTGGTCACCAAGACCGCGATCACCCTGGCCACGACCCTGGTCGTGGGGCTCGTCTCGGCGTGGCTGGCGTTGACCGGCCAGGTTCCGGTGTACGGCCTGCTGCTGCCGGGCCTGATCGTCGGCCTCGTGGTGTCCCTGATCATCATCTTCAAGCGCACCCCGAGCGCCCCGCTGGTCATGACCTACGCGGTGGCGGAGGGCGTGTTCCTCGGCGCGATCACCGCCGTGTTCGAGGCCAAGTTCCCCGGCATCGCGTGGCAGGCGATCCTCGGCACGTTCGGCGTGTTCGGCGCGATGCTCGTGGTGTACAAGACGGGTGCGATCCGCGTCACCCCGCGCCTCACCAAGTGGATCATCGGCGCGACCGTCGGTGTGGCCGTGCTCATGCTCGGCAACCTGCTGCTCGGCCTGTTCGGCGTGAACTCCGGGCTGCGTGACGGCGGCGCGCTCGCCATCGTGTTCAGCCTCGTGGTGATCGGCATCGCGGCGTTCAACTTCCTGCTCGACTTCGAGTCGGCGAACGAGATGATCCGCTCGGGCGTGCCGGCCAAGTGGGCGTGGTGGGCCGCGTTCGGGTTGATGACCACCCTGGTGTGGCTGTACCTGGAGATCCTGCGCCTGCTGTCGTACTTGCAGCGGGACTAG
- a CDS encoding acetyl-CoA C-acetyltransferase encodes MPEAVIVSAARSPIGRAGKGSLKDVRADDLAVQVVRAALAKVPQLDPADIDDLMLGCGLPGGEQGFNMGRVVSVLAGHDTLPGTTVTRYCASSVQTTRMALHAIKAGEGDVFISAGVEVVSSFARGSSDSWPNTHNPAFADAEARTAARAEQGATEWVDPRTRGDVPDIYIAMGQTAENLALAKGVSREEMDHFGVRSQNLAEKAIANGFWAREITPVTLPDGTVVSTDDGPRPGVTYEGVSALKPVFRPDGRVTAGNCCPLNDGAAALVVMSDTKAKELGITPLARIVSTGVSALSPEIMGLGPVEASRRALALAGLSIGDIDLVEINEAFAAQVIPSYQDLGIDLDRLNVNGGAIAVGHPFGMTGARITTTLINSLQFHDKQFGLETMCVGGGQGMAMIIERLS; translated from the coding sequence ATGCCTGAGGCCGTGATCGTTTCCGCAGCCCGGTCGCCCATCGGGCGCGCGGGCAAGGGCTCGCTGAAGGACGTCCGAGCCGACGACCTGGCCGTGCAGGTCGTGCGCGCGGCCCTGGCGAAGGTGCCGCAGCTCGACCCGGCCGACATCGACGACCTGATGCTGGGCTGCGGCCTGCCGGGCGGCGAGCAGGGCTTCAACATGGGCCGCGTGGTGTCGGTCCTCGCGGGGCACGACACCCTGCCCGGCACCACCGTCACCCGGTACTGCGCGTCCAGCGTGCAGACGACCCGGATGGCGCTGCACGCCATCAAGGCGGGCGAGGGCGACGTGTTCATCAGCGCCGGCGTCGAGGTCGTGTCCAGCTTCGCGCGCGGCAGCTCGGACAGCTGGCCGAACACCCACAACCCGGCGTTCGCCGACGCGGAGGCGCGCACGGCGGCCAGGGCCGAGCAGGGCGCGACCGAGTGGGTGGACCCGCGCACGCGCGGCGACGTGCCCGACATCTACATCGCGATGGGCCAGACGGCGGAGAACCTGGCCCTGGCGAAGGGCGTGAGCCGCGAGGAGATGGACCACTTCGGCGTCCGCTCGCAGAACCTGGCCGAGAAGGCCATCGCGAACGGCTTCTGGGCCCGCGAGATCACCCCCGTCACCCTCCCGGACGGAACGGTCGTGTCGACCGACGACGGCCCGCGGCCCGGCGTCACCTACGAGGGGGTGTCGGCCCTCAAGCCCGTCTTCCGCCCCGACGGGCGCGTCACGGCGGGTAACTGCTGCCCCCTGAACGACGGCGCGGCGGCCCTGGTGGTCATGAGCGACACCAAGGCGAAGGAGTTGGGCATCACACCGCTGGCGCGCATCGTGTCGACCGGCGTCTCCGCCCTGTCCCCCGAGATCATGGGCCTGGGCCCGGTCGAGGCGTCGCGTCGCGCCCTGGCCCTGGCCGGCCTGTCGATCGGCGACATCGACCTGGTGGAGATCAACGAGGCGTTCGCCGCACAGGTGATCCCGTCCTACCAGGACCTGGGCATCGACCTGGACCGCCTCAACGTCAACGGCGGCGCGATCGCCGTGGGCCACCCCTTCGGCATGACCGGCGCCCGCATCACCACGACGCTCATCAACTCGCTCCAGTTCCACGACAAGCAGTTCGGCCTGGAAACCATGTGCGTGGGCGGCGGCCAGGGCATGGCCATGATCATCGAACGCCTCAGCTGA
- a CDS encoding cystathionine beta-synthase, whose translation MEYVESVVDLVGNTPLVKLNAVAEGLRPLVLAKVEYLNPGGSVKDRIALRMVEAAERSGELKPGGTIVEPTSGNTGVGLALVAQRKGYRCVFVCPDKVSVDKRNVLKAYGAEVVVCPTAVPPEHPDSYYNVSDRLVAEIPGAWKPNQYANPENPASHYHGTGPELWRQTEGRITHFVAGVGTGGTISGTGRYLKEVSGGRVRVIGADPEGSVYSGGSGRPYLVEGVGEDFWPDAYDRDVCDEIVAVSDKDSFDLTRRLAREEGLLVGGSCGMAAAAALRIAERCGPDDVVVVLLPDGGRGYLSSVFNDKWMAQYGFLSPDTSGATVGDVLRRKDGTMPDLVHGHPNETVAEAVAIMREYGVSQMPVVNAEPPVMAAEVSGAVNERDLLDALFTGKAKLTDRLDAHMSLKLPTIGSGESITAAMQALSSADGALVLDDGKPAGVVTRQDILGFLAGR comes from the coding sequence GTGGAGTACGTCGAGAGCGTCGTGGACCTGGTGGGCAACACGCCCCTCGTGAAGCTGAACGCGGTGGCCGAGGGGCTCCGGCCGCTCGTCCTGGCCAAGGTCGAGTACCTCAACCCCGGCGGCAGCGTGAAGGACCGCATCGCGCTCCGCATGGTGGAGGCGGCAGAGCGCTCCGGCGAGCTGAAGCCCGGCGGCACGATCGTGGAGCCCACCTCCGGCAACACCGGTGTCGGCCTGGCGCTGGTGGCCCAGCGCAAGGGCTACCGGTGCGTCTTCGTCTGCCCGGACAAGGTCAGCGTGGACAAGCGCAACGTGCTCAAGGCGTACGGGGCCGAGGTGGTGGTGTGCCCGACGGCCGTGCCGCCGGAGCACCCCGACTCCTACTACAACGTGTCCGACCGGCTGGTCGCCGAGATCCCCGGCGCGTGGAAGCCCAACCAGTACGCCAACCCGGAGAACCCGGCCAGCCACTACCACGGCACCGGCCCCGAGCTGTGGCGGCAGACCGAGGGCCGCATCACCCACTTCGTGGCGGGCGTCGGCACCGGCGGCACCATCTCGGGCACCGGCCGGTACCTCAAGGAGGTGTCCGGCGGCCGGGTCCGGGTCATCGGCGCGGACCCGGAGGGTTCCGTGTACTCCGGTGGCAGCGGGCGGCCGTACCTCGTGGAGGGCGTCGGCGAGGACTTCTGGCCGGACGCCTACGACCGGGACGTGTGCGACGAGATCGTCGCCGTGAGCGACAAGGACTCGTTCGACCTCACCCGCCGGCTCGCCCGCGAGGAGGGCCTGCTCGTCGGCGGCTCGTGCGGGATGGCCGCCGCGGCGGCGCTGCGGATCGCGGAGCGGTGCGGCCCGGACGACGTCGTGGTGGTGCTGCTGCCCGACGGCGGGCGCGGCTACCTGTCGAGCGTGTTCAACGACAAGTGGATGGCGCAGTACGGCTTCCTGTCGCCGGACACGTCCGGCGCGACGGTCGGGGACGTGTTGCGGCGCAAGGACGGCACGATGCCGGACCTGGTGCACGGGCATCCCAACGAGACGGTCGCCGAGGCGGTCGCGATCATGCGCGAGTACGGCGTGTCCCAGATGCCGGTGGTCAACGCGGAACCGCCGGTGATGGCCGCCGAGGTCTCCGGCGCGGTCAACGAGCGCGACCTGCTCGACGCGTTGTTCACCGGCAAGGCCAAGCTCACCGACCGGCTCGACGCGCACATGTCGCTAAAGCTGCCGACCATCGGTTCCGGCGAGTCGATCACCGCCGCGATGCAGGCACTGTCCTCAGCGGACGGTGCCCTGGTGCTGGACGACGGCAAGCCGGCGGGCGTCGTCACCCGTCAGGACATCCTGGGTTTCCTCGCCGGGCGTTGA
- a CDS encoding RDD family protein, with protein MNAPQPPENQQFGGQYQQEQGQGAQPPNADATQVVPSGGQAPAFPPPEATQVVPSGQPQAANPDATQVVPPSATQQQTQAYGQQPPSGGFPAQQQPQSGGFPGQPQVGGYPGQQPPAYGQPQQPGQYGQPPQPPAYGQQPQANPYAQAPQQPYGQPQANPYAQSNPYGQPAQQGWGGQPGYGRPAFAAPAGGYAEWGSRAMGALIDYVAPGVIVGILVLIGTLAGDPTLALVLSGVGYLALLGWLIYNAWYLAGTTGQSYGKKMAKVKLIKEETGQPIGFGNAFVRHLCHTVDSLPCWVGWFAPLWDAKKQTWADKILGTVVVNAPDTGAPGGYPGQQPNPYAQQPQPGYGQPQSNPYGQPQSTPYGQPQQPQNPYGQPQQPPQQPPQW; from the coding sequence ATGAACGCTCCGCAGCCGCCAGAGAACCAGCAGTTCGGCGGCCAATACCAGCAGGAGCAGGGGCAGGGCGCCCAGCCCCCGAACGCCGACGCGACCCAGGTCGTGCCGAGCGGTGGGCAGGCGCCCGCGTTCCCCCCGCCGGAGGCGACCCAGGTCGTGCCCTCCGGCCAGCCGCAGGCGGCGAACCCGGACGCGACGCAGGTCGTGCCGCCCAGCGCGACGCAGCAGCAGACGCAGGCGTACGGCCAGCAGCCGCCGTCGGGCGGTTTCCCGGCGCAGCAGCAGCCCCAGTCGGGCGGTTTCCCCGGCCAGCCGCAGGTCGGCGGCTACCCCGGTCAGCAGCCGCCCGCGTACGGGCAGCCCCAGCAGCCGGGCCAGTACGGCCAGCCGCCGCAGCCGCCCGCGTACGGGCAGCAGCCGCAGGCGAACCCGTACGCCCAGGCTCCGCAGCAGCCGTACGGCCAGCCGCAGGCGAACCCGTACGCGCAGTCGAACCCGTACGGCCAGCCCGCGCAGCAGGGGTGGGGCGGTCAGCCCGGCTACGGCCGGCCCGCCTTCGCCGCGCCCGCGGGCGGCTACGCCGAGTGGGGCTCGCGCGCGATGGGCGCCCTGATCGACTACGTCGCGCCCGGCGTGATCGTGGGCATCCTGGTGTTGATCGGCACGCTGGCGGGCGACCCGACGCTCGCGCTGGTGCTCAGCGGCGTGGGTTACCTGGCGCTGCTGGGCTGGCTGATCTACAACGCGTGGTACCTCGCGGGCACCACCGGCCAGTCGTACGGCAAGAAGATGGCCAAGGTCAAGCTGATCAAGGAGGAGACCGGGCAGCCGATCGGGTTCGGCAACGCGTTCGTCCGGCACCTCTGCCACACCGTCGACTCGCTGCCCTGCTGGGTGGGCTGGTTCGCGCCGCTGTGGGACGCCAAGAAGCAGACCTGGGCGGACAAGATCCTCGGCACCGTCGTGGTGAACGCACCCGACACGGGCGCGCCCGGCGGCTACCCCGGCCAGCAGCCGAACCCCTACGCGCAGCAGCCGCAGCCCGGCTACGGCCAGCCCCAGTCCAACCCCTACGGCCAGCCGCAGTCCACCCCGTACGGTCAGCCGCAGCAGCCGCAGAACCCCTACGGCCAGCCGCAACAGCCACCCCAGCAACCCCCGCAGTGGTGA
- a CDS encoding cystathionine gamma-synthase — protein sequence MTDTGHYGFATRAIHAGQEPDPTTGSVIVPIHATSTYAQDGVGGLRGGFEYSRTGNPTRAALEECLAALEGGRHGRAFSSGMGATDAALRALCRPGDHVLIPNDAYGGTFRLIDKVFRHWGVEHTPVPLSDVDAVRAAIRPNTKVIWIETPTNPLLNIADIALLAQVAHSAGARLVVDNTFASPYLQSPLSLGADVVLHSTTKYVGGHSDVIGGALVTSDDELDAAFGFLQNGAGAVPGPFDAWLTLRGIKTLELRMEKHSDNAELVADALLRHPRVTSVLYPGLPDHPGHEVAAKQMRRFGGMISFTVEGGEEAALRVCSRTRLFTLAESLGGVESLIEHPGRMTHASTAGSLLQVPSDLVRVSVGIESGDDLVADLVQALG from the coding sequence ATGACGGACACCGGCCACTACGGTTTCGCGACCAGGGCTATCCACGCCGGACAGGAGCCCGACCCGACGACGGGCTCGGTCATCGTGCCCATCCACGCCACCTCCACCTACGCCCAGGACGGCGTGGGCGGGCTGCGCGGCGGGTTCGAGTACTCGCGGACCGGCAACCCCACCCGCGCGGCGCTGGAGGAGTGCCTGGCCGCGCTCGAAGGCGGGCGGCACGGCCGCGCGTTCTCCTCGGGCATGGGCGCGACCGACGCGGCGCTGCGGGCCCTGTGCCGCCCCGGTGACCACGTGCTCATCCCGAACGACGCCTACGGCGGCACGTTCCGCCTGATCGACAAGGTCTTCCGCCACTGGGGCGTCGAGCACACGCCGGTCCCGCTGTCGGACGTGGACGCGGTGCGCGCCGCGATCCGGCCGAACACCAAGGTGATCTGGATCGAGACCCCCACGAACCCGCTGCTGAACATCGCCGACATCGCCCTGCTCGCGCAGGTGGCGCACTCGGCGGGCGCGCGGCTCGTCGTGGACAACACGTTCGCCTCGCCCTACCTCCAGAGCCCGCTGTCGCTGGGCGCGGACGTCGTGCTGCACTCCACGACCAAGTACGTGGGCGGCCACTCCGACGTGATCGGTGGCGCGCTGGTCACCTCGGACGACGAGCTGGACGCCGCGTTCGGGTTCCTCCAGAACGGAGCGGGCGCGGTGCCCGGCCCGTTCGACGCGTGGCTGACGCTGCGCGGCATCAAGACGCTCGAACTGCGCATGGAGAAGCACTCGGACAACGCCGAGCTGGTCGCGGACGCCCTGCTGCGCCACCCGCGCGTGACGTCCGTGCTCTACCCCGGCCTGCCCGACCACCCCGGCCACGAGGTGGCGGCCAAGCAGATGCGCCGGTTCGGCGGCATGATCTCGTTCACCGTCGAGGGCGGCGAGGAGGCGGCGCTGCGGGTCTGCTCCCGCACCCGGCTGTTCACCCTCGCGGAGTCGCTGGGCGGCGTGGAGTCGCTGATCGAGCACCCCGGTCGGATGACCCACGCCAGCACGGCAGGCTCGCTGCTCCAGGTGCCGTCCGACCTCGTCCGCGTCTCGGTCGGCATCGAGTCCGGTGACGACCTGGTCGCCGACCTGGTGCAGGCCCTGGGCTGA
- a CDS encoding DUF2277 domain-containing protein, producing the protein MCRNIRVLHNFEPPAGEDEIRAAAVQYVRKVSGSTHPSAANREAFDAAVEAVAEATRVLLDSLVTKAPPRDREVEAAKARERAAVRYGR; encoded by the coding sequence ATGTGCCGAAACATCCGGGTGCTCCACAACTTCGAGCCGCCCGCCGGCGAGGACGAGATCCGCGCGGCGGCGGTGCAGTACGTCCGCAAGGTCAGCGGGTCGACCCACCCGTCCGCGGCCAACCGGGAGGCGTTCGACGCCGCCGTGGAGGCGGTGGCCGAGGCCACCAGGGTCCTGCTGGACTCGCTCGTGACCAAGGCCCCGCCGCGCGACCGCGAGGTGGAGGCCGCGAAGGCCAGGGAGCGCGCCGCCGTCCGCTACGGGCGCTAG
- the hppD gene encoding 4-hydroxyphenylpyruvate dioxygenase, translating into MTQHLDDVSYDQLRQLVGLVDYDGSRDPFPVRSLDAVVFVVGNATQTAWFYQVAFGMQLVAYSGPETGQRDHKSFVLKSGSARFVINGGVRPDSPLLDHHRKHGDGVVDIALEVADVDKCIKHAREQGATVLEEPHDVEDEHGVVRRAAIATYGETRHTLIDRSRYNGPYLPGYVAQESTVVRPEGAPKRLFQAVDHCVGNVELGKMDYWVDWYNRVMGFVNMAEFVGEDIATDYSALMSKVVSNGNHRVKFPLNEPAIAKRKSQIDEYLEFYTGAGVQHIALATNDIVATLTAMRAAGVEFLETPDSYYDDPELRARIGEVRVPIEKLKEHRILVDRDEDGYLLQIFTKPIGDRPTVFYELIERHGSLGFGIGNFKALFEAIEREQERRGNL; encoded by the coding sequence ATGACGCAGCACCTTGACGACGTGAGCTACGACCAGCTCCGCCAACTCGTGGGATTGGTCGACTACGACGGGTCGCGCGACCCGTTCCCCGTCCGCTCGTTGGACGCCGTGGTGTTCGTGGTCGGCAACGCGACCCAGACCGCGTGGTTCTACCAGGTCGCCTTCGGGATGCAGCTCGTCGCGTACTCCGGGCCCGAGACGGGGCAGCGGGACCACAAGTCCTTCGTGCTCAAGTCCGGTTCGGCGCGGTTCGTGATCAACGGCGGTGTCCGGCCGGACAGCCCGCTGCTCGACCACCACCGCAAGCACGGCGACGGTGTCGTGGACATCGCGCTTGAGGTCGCGGACGTCGACAAGTGCATCAAGCACGCCCGCGAGCAGGGTGCCACCGTCCTCGAAGAGCCGCACGACGTCGAGGACGAGCACGGCGTCGTGCGCCGGGCCGCGATCGCGACCTACGGCGAGACCCGCCACACGCTGATCGACCGGTCCCGCTACAACGGCCCCTACCTGCCGGGTTACGTGGCCCAGGAGAGCACCGTGGTCCGCCCCGAGGGCGCGCCGAAGCGGCTGTTCCAGGCGGTCGACCACTGCGTGGGCAACGTCGAACTCGGCAAGATGGACTACTGGGTCGACTGGTACAACCGCGTCATGGGCTTCGTCAACATGGCGGAGTTCGTCGGCGAGGACATCGCCACCGACTACTCGGCCCTCATGAGCAAGGTGGTGTCCAACGGCAACCACCGGGTGAAGTTCCCGCTCAACGAGCCCGCGATCGCCAAGCGCAAGTCGCAGATCGACGAGTACCTGGAGTTCTACACGGGTGCGGGCGTGCAGCACATCGCGCTGGCCACCAACGACATCGTGGCCACGCTGACCGCCATGCGCGCGGCGGGCGTGGAGTTCCTGGAGACCCCGGACTCGTACTACGACGACCCGGAGCTGCGGGCCCGCATCGGCGAGGTGCGCGTGCCGATCGAGAAGCTCAAGGAGCACCGCATCCTGGTCGACCGGGACGAGGACGGCTACCTGCTCCAGATCTTCACCAAGCCGATCGGCGACCGGCCGACCGTGTTCTACGAGCTGATCGAGCGGCACGGCTCGCTCGGGTTCGGCATCGGCAACTTCAAGGCCCTGTTCGAGGCCATCGAGCGCGAGCAGGAGCGCCGCGGCAACCTGTAG
- a CDS encoding Lrp/AsnC family transcriptional regulator encodes MASEGQTEHSDQSIDSLDARLLLLLTDEPRLGVLECSRRLGVARGTVQARLDRLVARGVLTGFPPALDLAAMGYGLTAFAVLEIAQGRRQEVSEGLAAINQVCEVHATTGQGDLFVRMVARSNDDLQHVIDAIVDVPGVQRLSTSIALSTPVPPRVRPLLERWV; translated from the coding sequence ATGGCTTCCGAGGGACAAACTGAACACTCTGACCAGAGCATCGACAGCTTGGACGCCCGGCTGCTCCTGCTGCTCACCGACGAACCGCGCCTCGGCGTGCTGGAGTGCTCGCGCCGGCTGGGCGTGGCGCGGGGCACCGTCCAGGCGCGGCTGGACCGGCTGGTGGCGCGCGGCGTGCTCACCGGCTTCCCGCCCGCGCTGGACCTGGCGGCGATGGGGTACGGGCTGACCGCGTTCGCCGTGCTGGAGATCGCGCAGGGGCGGCGGCAGGAGGTCTCCGAGGGGCTCGCCGCGATCAACCAGGTGTGCGAGGTGCACGCCACGACCGGTCAGGGTGACCTGTTCGTGCGCATGGTCGCCCGCTCGAACGACGACCTCCAGCACGTCATCGACGCGATCGTGGACGTGCCGGGCGTGCAGCGGCTCTCCACGTCGATCGCCCTGTCCACACCTGTTCCGCCGCGGGTGCGGCCGTTGTTGGAACGGTGGGTTTGA